A genomic segment from Desulfurispirillum indicum S5 encodes:
- the purC gene encoding phosphoribosylaminoimidazolesuccinocarboxamide synthase, which yields MEKREKLYEGKAKILYATDDPNLIIQYFKDDATAFNAEKKGTIINKGIMNNRTSEIIFNFLENHGVPTHFVKKLNDREMLCKKVQIIPVEVITRNIVAGSLAKRLGSEEGVPLAKPVVEHCYKSDALGDPFINIYHIDAMGWATREQMATIDELSLKINALLVNYYRDINIKLVDMKLEFGVHKGQIILADEMCPDTSRLWDATTNEKMDKDRFRRDLGKIEESYAEVVRRIESRGNK from the coding sequence ATGGAAAAGCGCGAAAAGCTCTACGAAGGCAAAGCCAAGATTCTCTACGCCACCGATGACCCCAACCTGATCATCCAGTACTTCAAGGATGACGCCACCGCATTCAATGCCGAAAAAAAGGGCACCATCATCAACAAGGGAATCATGAACAACCGCACCAGTGAAATCATCTTCAATTTCCTGGAGAACCATGGCGTCCCCACCCATTTTGTCAAAAAGCTCAACGACCGCGAAATGCTCTGCAAGAAGGTGCAGATCATCCCTGTGGAAGTCATCACCCGTAATATCGTGGCCGGTTCCCTGGCCAAGCGCCTGGGAAGCGAAGAGGGCGTTCCCCTGGCCAAGCCCGTGGTGGAACACTGCTACAAGAGCGACGCCCTGGGCGACCCCTTCATCAACATCTACCACATCGACGCCATGGGCTGGGCCACCCGCGAACAGATGGCCACTATTGACGAGCTGTCCCTGAAAATCAACGCTCTGCTGGTCAACTACTACCGCGATATCAATATTAAGCTGGTGGACATGAAGCTGGAGTTTGGCGTGCACAAAGGCCAGATCATCCTGGCTGACGAAATGTGCCCCGACACCAGTCGCCTGTGGGACGCCACCACCAACGAGAAGATGGATAAAGACCGCTTTCGCCGCGACCTGGGTAAAATCGAGGAATCCTACGCTGAAGTGGTGCGCCGCATCGAAAGCCGGGGTAACAAGTAA
- the purQ gene encoding phosphoribosylformylglycinamidine synthase subunit PurQ gives MNVGVVVFPGSNCDHDCDYAATLAGANTRFIWHKEGSVGNVDAIILPGGFSYGDYLRCGAIAKNSPVMADVIRFASEGRPVIGICNGFQILLESGLLPGALMCNNTLRFLCRNTSLRVETTRTPFTRKYRQSQVINVPVAHHDGSYYADEHTLQYLDAHDMVVFRYQDNPNGSLGDIAGICNEKGNVLGMMPHPERVVSPELGGTDGAPLFESLLEYVVSL, from the coding sequence ATGAATGTTGGCGTAGTGGTCTTCCCCGGCTCCAACTGCGACCACGACTGTGACTATGCCGCCACCCTGGCCGGTGCCAATACCCGCTTTATCTGGCACAAGGAAGGCTCGGTGGGCAACGTGGACGCCATCATCCTGCCCGGTGGCTTCAGCTACGGCGACTACCTGCGCTGTGGCGCCATTGCCAAGAACAGCCCCGTCATGGCCGACGTCATCCGCTTCGCCTCGGAAGGACGCCCCGTCATCGGCATCTGCAACGGTTTCCAGATTCTGCTGGAAAGTGGCCTGCTGCCCGGAGCCCTCATGTGCAACAACACCCTCAGATTTCTTTGCAGAAATACCAGCCTGCGAGTGGAAACCACGCGCACCCCCTTCACCCGCAAGTACCGCCAGAGCCAGGTGATCAACGTGCCCGTGGCCCATCACGACGGCAGCTACTACGCCGATGAGCATACCCTGCAGTACCTGGACGCCCACGACATGGTGGTCTTCCGCTACCAGGACAATCCCAACGGCTCCCTGGGCGACATCGCCGGCATCTGCAACGAAAAGGGCAATGTGCTGGGCATGATGCCCCACCCCGAGCGCGTCGTCTCCCCCGAGCTGGGCGGCACCGATGGCGCGCCCCTCTTTGAATCCCTCCTTGAATATGTGGTGAGCCTATGA
- the purL gene encoding phosphoribosylformylglycinamidine synthase subunit PurL, with amino-acid sequence MSAQEKTVSVELAMEFGLSREEYDKILQIMGRTPTLTELGIFSVMWSEHCSYKSSRIHLKGFPTEAPWVVQGPGENAGVIDIGDDECVAFKIESHNHPSFIEPLQGAATGVGGILRDVFTMGARPIAAMNSLRFGELDNPKNRYLFSGVVKGIGWYGNCFGVPTVGGEVYFDDQYSTNPLVNAFALGYVKKDKIFLGRADGVGNPVMYVGAKTGRDGIHGATMASADFDENSEEKRPTVQVGDPFTEKLLLEACLELMQTDHIIGIQDMGAAGLTSSSFEMADRAGMGIEMWLDNIPCREEGMTPYEMMLSESQERMLMVVRQGSEDAVKAIFAKWDLDAEVVGRVTDDGRMRIIWQGQTMADLEIKPLVEAAPIYDRPYKRGAYLDEVQSFDFNTIHAPADLSDTLLRLLGSPTIASKEWVYQQYDHQVRTNTVILPGSDAALVRIKGGKKGVAMTTDCNSRFCYLNPYEGGKATVAEGARNIACSGAKPLAISDCLNFGNPQKPETMYQFVECVRGIKDACRELNIPVISGNVSLYNETSGKGAVYPTPTVSTVGLIEDIDLRLTQDFKQAGDHIFLLGATREELGGSEYLKVIHGLITGDAPHVDLKEARALVEVLQQLARLRLLQSAHDCSEGGLAVALAECSLSSRQRIGFSASLSPSMRTDALLFGESHSRAVVSVSPEKLTAFRETVGKQIACVHIGVVGGDSMNIRVGEVPMISVPMEKALYAYKYAIRDLMEH; translated from the coding sequence ATGAGTGCCCAGGAAAAAACCGTCAGCGTTGAGCTGGCCATGGAATTCGGCCTGAGCCGCGAAGAGTACGACAAGATACTCCAGATCATGGGACGCACGCCCACCCTCACCGAGCTGGGTATCTTCAGCGTCATGTGGAGCGAGCACTGCTCCTATAAATCCAGCCGCATCCACCTCAAGGGCTTCCCCACCGAAGCTCCCTGGGTGGTACAGGGCCCCGGCGAAAACGCCGGCGTCATTGACATCGGCGACGACGAGTGCGTGGCCTTCAAAATCGAGTCCCACAACCATCCCTCGTTCATCGAACCCCTGCAGGGCGCAGCCACCGGCGTGGGCGGCATTCTGCGCGACGTCTTCACCATGGGTGCGCGCCCCATCGCCGCCATGAACTCCCTGCGCTTTGGCGAGCTGGATAACCCCAAAAACCGTTACCTCTTCAGCGGCGTGGTCAAGGGTATCGGCTGGTACGGCAACTGTTTCGGCGTTCCCACTGTGGGCGGCGAAGTGTACTTTGACGACCAGTACAGCACCAACCCCCTGGTCAACGCCTTTGCCCTGGGGTACGTGAAAAAGGACAAAATCTTCCTGGGCCGCGCCGACGGCGTGGGCAACCCCGTCATGTACGTGGGCGCCAAAACCGGTCGCGATGGCATCCATGGCGCCACCATGGCCTCCGCCGACTTTGACGAGAACTCCGAGGAGAAGCGCCCCACGGTTCAGGTGGGTGACCCCTTCACGGAAAAACTCCTGCTGGAAGCCTGCCTGGAGCTGATGCAGACCGATCATATTATCGGCATCCAGGACATGGGCGCCGCCGGACTCACCTCCAGCTCCTTTGAAATGGCCGACCGCGCCGGTATGGGCATTGAAATGTGGCTCGACAACATCCCCTGCCGCGAAGAGGGTATGACCCCCTACGAGATGATGCTCTCCGAGTCCCAGGAGCGCATGCTCATGGTGGTGCGCCAGGGCAGCGAAGACGCCGTCAAGGCCATCTTCGCCAAGTGGGATCTGGACGCCGAAGTGGTGGGCCGCGTCACCGACGATGGCCGCATGCGCATCATCTGGCAGGGCCAGACCATGGCCGACCTGGAAATCAAACCCCTGGTGGAAGCTGCCCCCATCTACGACCGCCCCTACAAGCGCGGGGCCTATCTGGATGAGGTGCAGAGCTTCGACTTTAACACCATCCACGCTCCCGCTGACCTCTCCGATACCCTGCTGCGCCTGCTGGGCTCTCCCACCATCGCCTCCAAGGAGTGGGTCTACCAGCAGTACGACCACCAGGTTCGCACCAACACCGTCATTCTGCCCGGCTCCGATGCCGCCCTCGTGCGCATCAAGGGCGGCAAGAAGGGCGTAGCCATGACCACCGACTGCAACAGCCGCTTCTGCTACCTCAACCCCTATGAGGGCGGCAAGGCCACGGTCGCCGAAGGCGCGCGCAATATCGCCTGCTCCGGTGCCAAACCACTGGCCATCTCCGACTGCCTCAACTTCGGCAACCCCCAAAAGCCCGAAACCATGTACCAGTTTGTGGAGTGCGTGCGGGGCATCAAGGACGCCTGCCGCGAGCTGAACATTCCCGTCATCAGCGGCAACGTCTCCCTCTACAACGAAACTTCCGGAAAGGGAGCCGTCTACCCCACCCCCACCGTCTCCACCGTAGGACTGATCGAAGACATTGACCTGCGCCTTACCCAGGACTTCAAACAGGCCGGTGACCACATCTTCCTGCTGGGAGCCACCCGCGAGGAGCTGGGCGGCAGCGAATACCTGAAGGTCATCCACGGCCTTATCACCGGTGACGCACCCCATGTGGACCTGAAAGAAGCCCGCGCCCTGGTGGAAGTGCTGCAGCAGCTGGCCAGGCTTCGACTCCTGCAAAGCGCCCACGACTGCAGCGAGGGTGGACTGGCCGTAGCCCTGGCGGAGTGTTCCCTGAGCTCCCGGCAGCGCATTGGCTTCAGCGCCAGCCTGAGCCCCAGCATGCGCACTGACGCCCTGCTCTTCGGGGAAAGCCACTCCCGCGCCGTCGTCAGCGTCAGCCCTGAAAAACTCACCGCCTTCCGCGAAACCGTGGGCAAGCAGATTGCGTGCGTCCATATCGGCGTCGTTGGCGGCGACTCCATGAATATCCGCGTCGGCGAAGTTCCCATGATAAGTGTTCCCATGGAAAAAGCCTTGTACGCTTACAAGTACGCCATCCGCGATCTGATGGAGCATTAA
- the purS gene encoding phosphoribosylformylglycinamidine synthase subunit PurS: MLARVYVTLKNGVLDPQGKAILGSLQDLGFEDASDVRVGKYIEVQVDATSASAAKERVAQMCQKLLANTVIENYRIEVTEES; the protein is encoded by the coding sequence ATGCTGGCTCGCGTCTATGTTACCCTGAAAAATGGCGTCCTGGATCCCCAGGGCAAGGCTATTCTCGGCTCCCTGCAGGATCTGGGATTTGAAGATGCCTCCGACGTGCGCGTCGGCAAATACATCGAAGTCCAGGTGGACGCCACCAGCGCCAGCGCCGCCAAAGAGCGGGTGGCCCAGATGTGCCAGAAGCTGCTGGCCAACACCGTCATTGAAAACTACCGCATTGAAGTGACGGAGGAATCATGA
- a CDS encoding mechanosensitive ion channel family protein, with product MSYYFLTYLGVVGLSGAIILWWVRSRVRAIEDQRATRVEDFHRFDAVRTTSPHKNPVQKARSRALESIANRFTIIRRVLVVGIFLVWILALILPFLGLVPAAVVSTFAAAFAVILGIAAKTFVQNFIAGVVISFSNQLRIGDTVIMDGNYGTVEDISITHTVVKIWDWRRYIIPNSRMLEKEFINYTITDSYIWAHIEFWVSYEADLEVVEKVALEIAEHNPYSCKVEPPSFWYMGLDKEGVKCWLAAWASHPSDAWNLRSNMRSQLKKELEVLGIHTHFHRHMWVPDAGPQTDPAGQPHGSSASVEKPIIYTG from the coding sequence ATGAGCTACTATTTCCTCACCTATCTTGGCGTCGTCGGCCTCAGCGGTGCCATTATCCTGTGGTGGGTTCGCAGTCGTGTACGCGCCATTGAAGATCAGCGCGCCACCCGCGTCGAAGACTTCCACCGTTTTGACGCCGTGCGCACCACCTCCCCCCATAAAAACCCTGTGCAGAAGGCGCGCAGCCGCGCCCTGGAAAGCATCGCCAACCGCTTTACCATCATCCGGCGCGTCCTGGTCGTCGGTATCTTCCTGGTATGGATCCTGGCGCTCATACTCCCCTTCCTGGGGCTGGTACCCGCCGCGGTTGTCTCCACCTTTGCCGCCGCCTTTGCCGTCATCCTTGGTATCGCCGCCAAGACCTTCGTGCAGAACTTCATCGCCGGCGTCGTCATCTCCTTTTCCAACCAGCTGCGCATCGGTGACACCGTCATCATGGACGGCAACTACGGCACCGTGGAAGATATCTCCATCACCCACACCGTCGTCAAAATCTGGGACTGGCGCCGCTACATTATCCCCAACAGCCGCATGCTGGAAAAAGAGTTCATCAACTACACCATCACCGACAGCTATATCTGGGCCCACATTGAATTCTGGGTCTCCTACGAAGCCGACCTGGAAGTGGTGGAAAAGGTGGCCCTGGAAATCGCCGAGCACAACCCCTACTCCTGCAAGGTGGAGCCGCCGAGTTTCTGGTATATGGGGCTCGACAAAGAGGGCGTCAAGTGCTGGCTGGCGGCCTGGGCCTCCCACCCTTCCGACGCCTGGAACCTGCGCTCCAACATGCGCTCTCAGCTGAAAAAAGAGCTGGAAGTTCTGGGTATTCACACCCACTTCCACCGTCACATGTGGGTGCCGGATGCCGGCCCGCAAACTGATCCCGCAGGCCAGCCGCATGGCAGTTCTGCATCAGTGGAAAAACCTATAATTTACACGGGATAG